The proteins below are encoded in one region of Methanosarcina barkeri 3:
- a CDS encoding acetolactate synthase large subunit, producing the protein MKASDLFVAQLEEEGVEYMFGLPGEENLDLLESLRTSRIKLIVTRHEQAAAFMAATYGRLTGKPGVCFSTLGPGATNLVTGVAQAQLIGAPLISISGQKALTDNWQARFQLVNAVRMMEPLCKKAVSITDPGMIPTVIRNAFKHAEADRPGAIHIELPEDIAEEETEATVQRRSEIKIPYPDPESVKRAAAMINEAKNPLIIVSSGANRKAITEELENFVGQTGIYLVHTQMGKGIVPDDCSYSLFATGIHARDYVNCGIDGADLIITIGYDIVEYPPYLWNSTLDKQIINIDFVESVPDRYFNPTLEVIGDIASSIRELATSIPEKRKFPIFEHTRYFIEEKINTAARKSYPPLPQAVVQSVRKVMGREDIITLDNGIYKLWFARLYKTYAPNTVLLDNALATMGAGLPSGITAKLLFPDHRVLVICGDGGFMMNCQEIETAIRYGIPIVVLVLNDNGFGFIKWKQKNMHFEDFGLDYGNPDFSLFARSFGAVGIRVKEDDDLAEVLEKAFALNKVAVIECPIDYSINYETFSIELGKLTCEF; encoded by the coding sequence ATGAAAGCTTCGGATCTTTTTGTTGCCCAGCTGGAAGAAGAGGGCGTTGAATATATGTTTGGATTGCCAGGTGAGGAAAACCTTGACCTGCTTGAGTCCCTGAGAACTTCAAGAATCAAACTGATAGTAACAAGGCACGAACAGGCTGCGGCGTTTATGGCTGCAACTTATGGAAGGTTGACCGGAAAGCCAGGAGTTTGCTTTTCAACACTTGGACCTGGAGCCACAAATCTTGTTACGGGGGTTGCCCAGGCACAGCTTATAGGAGCACCTCTTATTTCCATATCCGGACAGAAGGCTCTAACTGACAACTGGCAGGCCCGTTTCCAGCTTGTAAATGCTGTCAGAATGATGGAACCTCTCTGTAAAAAGGCTGTGTCCATTACCGATCCAGGAATGATCCCTACGGTGATCCGTAACGCTTTCAAACACGCCGAAGCTGACAGGCCGGGAGCTATACACATTGAGCTTCCGGAAGATATAGCTGAGGAAGAAACTGAGGCGACGGTTCAGAGGCGAAGCGAAATTAAAATTCCTTACCCTGATCCGGAGTCTGTAAAAAGAGCTGCAGCTATGATCAATGAGGCTAAGAATCCCCTGATTATAGTTTCCTCAGGAGCAAACCGAAAAGCGATTACTGAGGAGCTCGAAAATTTTGTCGGGCAGACAGGCATTTACCTGGTGCATACCCAGATGGGGAAAGGAATTGTTCCCGATGACTGCAGCTACAGTCTATTTGCTACAGGAATTCATGCAAGGGATTATGTTAACTGCGGAATTGACGGAGCTGACCTTATTATCACCATTGGGTATGACATAGTCGAATATCCTCCGTATCTATGGAACAGTACACTTGATAAACAGATCATAAATATTGACTTTGTGGAGTCCGTACCTGACAGATATTTTAACCCCACATTAGAAGTCATTGGGGATATTGCTTCTTCAATCCGGGAACTCGCTACAAGTATTCCGGAGAAACGGAAGTTTCCGATCTTTGAACACACCAGATATTTCATTGAGGAAAAAATAAATACCGCTGCCAGGAAAAGCTATCCTCCTCTCCCCCAAGCCGTAGTTCAGAGTGTTAGAAAGGTTATGGGGAGAGAAGATATAATTACACTGGACAATGGTATTTACAAACTCTGGTTCGCTCGCCTTTACAAGACTTATGCCCCTAATACCGTGCTCCTTGACAATGCCCTTGCAACCATGGGTGCAGGTCTCCCTTCAGGGATTACTGCAAAGCTTCTTTTTCCTGACCATCGCGTGCTTGTAATCTGCGGAGACGGGGGTTTTATGATGAACTGTCAGGAAATTGAGACTGCAATCCGTTATGGGATTCCTATTGTTGTCCTTGTCCTGAACGACAATGGTTTTGGCTTTATTAAGTGGAAACAGAAAAATATGCATTTTGAGGATTTCGGGCTGGATTATGGAAACCCTGATTTTTCTCTCTTTGCCAGGAGCTTCGGGGCTGTAGGTATCAGGGTCAAGGAAGACGATGACCTTGCAGAAGTCCTGGAGAAAGCTTTCGCATTGAACAAAGTGGCAGTTATTGAGTGCCCGATTGACTATTCCATAAACTATGAAACTTTCTCGATCGAACTTGGAAAGCTTACATGTGAGTTCTGA
- a CDS encoding CxxC-x17-CxxC domain-containing protein, with protein MAFNDRGNSFRGRDSNRGGFGGPREMYNATCSDCGAETQVPFKPDPDRPVYCRDCLPNHRKPRENRY; from the coding sequence ATGGCTTTTAATGACAGAGGAAATTCCTTCAGAGGAAGAGACAGCAACCGGGGAGGTTTCGGAGGACCCAGGGAAATGTACAATGCAACCTGTTCTGACTGTGGCGCTGAAACTCAGGTACCTTTCAAGCCTGACCCTGACAGACCAGTCTACTGCAGAGATTGTCTCCCTAACCACAGAAAACCCAGAGAAAACAGATACTAA
- the eif1A gene encoding translation initiation factor eIF-1A codes for MANYRSNVRKRKAGTGSSMPPTQEVTRVRTPRRENHEVLATVSSLLGSKRVTLQCMDGVVRMGRIPGSKNKKMWIHEGDVVIVTPWEIQDSKADVIWKYTRPQVEWLERKGYLK; via the coding sequence CTGGCAAACTATAGAAGCAATGTAAGAAAGAGAAAAGCAGGGACCGGAAGCTCCATGCCTCCTACTCAGGAAGTAACAAGAGTACGCACACCACGTAGGGAAAATCACGAAGTTCTGGCAACAGTATCAAGTTTACTTGGTTCAAAAAGAGTTACACTGCAGTGCATGGACGGTGTAGTCCGAATGGGCCGAATTCCCGGGTCCAAAAATAAGAAAATGTGGATCCATGAAGGAGACGTAGTAATCGTTACTCCGTGGGAGATTCAGGATTCTAAAGCCGACGTGATCTGGAAGTATACAAGGCCCCAGGTTGAATGGCTTGAGAGAAAAGGGTACCTCAAGTAA
- a CDS encoding CxxC-x17-CxxC domain-containing protein: MGFNDRGNSYRGGNRNGGRGGFRGGNSGPREMHKVVCSDCGVETEVPFKPTEGRPVYCRDCLPNHRKF, encoded by the coding sequence ATGGGTTTTAATGACAGAGGAAATTCCTATCGCGGTGGCAATCGAAACGGCGGTCGCGGAGGTTTTAGAGGCGGCAACAGCGGTCCCAGAGAAATGCACAAGGTTGTCTGTTCTGACTGCGGAGTTGAGACTGAGGTTCCATTCAAACCAACAGAAGGACGCCCGGTTTATTGCAGGGATTGCCTTCCTAACCACAGGAAGTTCTAA
- a CDS encoding CxxC-x17-CxxC domain-containing protein, giving the protein MSFNDRGNSFRGRDNNRGNRDNNRGGFRGGNNGPREMYPAVCSDCGVETQVPFKPAEGRPVYCRDCLPKHRKF; this is encoded by the coding sequence ATGAGTTTTAATGACAGAGGGAACTCTTTCAGGGGAAGAGACAACAACCGGGGAAACAGAGACAACAATCGCGGAGGTTTCAGAGGTGGAAATAACGGCCCTAGGGAAATGTACCCCGCAGTTTGCTCTGACTGTGGTGTAGAGACTCAGGTTCCATTCAAGCCAGCTGAAGGAAGACCGGTTTACTGCAGAGACTGCCTACCAAAACACAGAAAGTTCTAA
- a CDS encoding M48 family metallopeptidase, protein MLDSEVKNLRHPAEIPLFIICLLISVFIYVTLMTAPLLYPEELGPEYILVVPAAIAFLSFVSGQTYGGMMANAIKLSEKQFPELYGVITRLSSEMNFKEVPDAFLIQEGGMINAFATRLYFRKNYVVFYADIVEVAYREGDFDSLEFIVAHELAHIKAGHVTLLYNLAIFPIAFVPVLKNFLWTALSRAREYTSDRIAIRLVPSGKKGLIVLSAGEHLYKVVDYEEYLETAISPEGFWIWSTNLFSTHPVLLRRIRAINEDKPGRIF, encoded by the coding sequence TTGCTAGATAGTGAAGTAAAAAACCTCAGACACCCTGCCGAAATACCTCTTTTTATTATCTGTCTACTGATCAGTGTTTTTATTTATGTCACACTAATGACAGCTCCCCTTCTGTATCCTGAAGAACTTGGGCCTGAATATATACTGGTAGTTCCTGCAGCAATTGCTTTTCTCTCGTTTGTTTCCGGACAGACCTACGGAGGCATGATGGCAAATGCAATCAAGCTTTCAGAAAAGCAGTTTCCTGAACTCTATGGAGTCATAACACGCCTTTCTTCCGAAATGAACTTCAAAGAAGTTCCGGATGCCTTTCTGATCCAGGAAGGCGGGATGATAAATGCATTTGCTACCCGGTTGTATTTCCGAAAAAATTACGTAGTTTTTTATGCAGATATAGTTGAGGTCGCGTATAGGGAAGGGGACTTTGATTCGCTTGAGTTCATTGTTGCTCATGAACTGGCTCACATAAAGGCAGGCCATGTAACCCTGCTCTACAACCTTGCTATCTTTCCTATTGCTTTTGTGCCTGTCCTCAAGAACTTTTTGTGGACTGCCCTGAGCCGAGCAAGGGAATATACTTCGGATAGAATTGCAATCCGACTCGTTCCTTCAGGCAAAAAAGGACTCATAGTTCTTTCAGCAGGCGAACATCTTTATAAGGTTGTTGATTATGAGGAATACCTTGAAACCGCAATAAGTCCTGAAGGCTTCTGGATCTGGTCTACCAATCTGTTTTCAACGCATCCTGTATTGCTCAGAAGGATAAGAGCCATAAACGAAGATAAACCGGGAAGGATTTTTTAA
- a CDS encoding hemolysin family protein: protein MTYLLEIAIVLVLIALNGIFSMSEFALVSAKKTRLKQREKEGDKRAAVALKLANEPTPFLSTIQIGITLVGIFAGALGGATISKEFAVYLGKFSVLSPYSNAISITLVVLLITYLTLIFGELVPKRLALNNAESIASSMAKPMFYLSVIARPLVVILSSSTEAVLRFMKVRKTTEPPVTEEEIKIMFEEGTRAGVFEKAELNMIEGVLEIGDRRVDSLMTHRTDLIALDLEDPTDENLLRMIESGRSNFPVYEGDLNNIVGMISVKKVLEESVKRGTVDLKSLVTKPLFVPESASVLKLLELFKGTGVHIALITDEYGIIQGVITLYDILEAIVGEIRSLGEPVETEISVREDGSWLIDGNTPIEKIKDVLSVDSFPGESLGYYRTIAGLIIFILQRIPETGDHIILGKLRYEVVDMDGNRIDKVLVTPIHLEPQS, encoded by the coding sequence ATGACATATCTACTTGAGATCGCAATCGTTCTTGTTTTGATCGCACTCAACGGCATATTTTCCATGTCAGAATTTGCCCTTGTATCTGCCAAAAAAACCCGCCTGAAGCAGCGGGAGAAAGAAGGAGATAAACGGGCAGCTGTTGCACTTAAGCTTGCGAATGAACCAACTCCGTTTCTGTCTACGATCCAGATAGGAATTACTCTTGTGGGGATCTTTGCAGGTGCGTTAGGTGGAGCTACTATATCAAAAGAATTTGCAGTTTACCTTGGAAAATTTTCTGTTCTTTCTCCGTACAGTAATGCGATCAGCATCACTCTCGTAGTGCTCTTAATAACCTATTTGACATTGATCTTCGGAGAACTTGTTCCGAAAAGGCTTGCACTCAATAATGCGGAGTCAATTGCCTCCAGCATGGCAAAACCTATGTTCTATCTATCTGTTATCGCAAGACCGCTTGTTGTAATTCTCAGTAGTTCTACCGAAGCTGTGCTCAGGTTCATGAAAGTCAGGAAAACTACGGAACCTCCGGTAACAGAAGAGGAAATCAAGATTATGTTTGAGGAAGGAACCAGAGCCGGAGTATTTGAGAAAGCAGAACTAAACATGATAGAAGGCGTGCTTGAAATCGGTGATCGCCGCGTAGATTCCCTTATGACACATCGCACTGATCTAATCGCGCTTGATCTCGAAGACCCGACAGACGAAAACCTGCTAAGGATGATCGAAAGTGGTCGATCCAACTTTCCGGTATATGAAGGAGACCTAAACAACATTGTCGGGATGATCTCCGTAAAAAAAGTTCTTGAGGAATCCGTGAAAAGAGGTACTGTTGATCTCAAATCACTGGTTACAAAACCTCTTTTTGTACCTGAAAGTGCCTCAGTTTTAAAACTTCTCGAGTTGTTCAAGGGAACCGGAGTGCATATTGCCCTTATAACTGATGAATATGGAATTATTCAGGGTGTAATAACCCTTTATGACATCCTTGAAGCTATTGTAGGTGAGATCCGCTCCCTTGGCGAGCCAGTGGAAACCGAGATTAGTGTTAGGGAAGATGGTTCCTGGTTGATCGACGGGAATACACCCATTGAGAAGATTAAAGATGTTCTGTCTGTTGATTCCTTTCCAGGGGAGAGCCTGGGATATTACCGGACCATAGCAGGGCTAATTATATTTATCCTGCAACGGATTCCAGAAACCGGAGACCACATTATTTTAGGGAAACTGAGGTACGAGGTTGTGGATATGGACGGCAATCGAATAGATAAAGTACTGGTAACGCCGATTCATCTGGAGCCTCAAAGTTGA
- a CDS encoding S9 family peptidase, with product MKSKIIICLVLLSITVASLGCTSQSDKSKQNNSQINETNNITGDLKDIEGIWMGNLTVPSGLELRIVFNISTNPDGSINASMDSPDQGVSGIPVESVSYKNGNLNLGVKSIPGSFEGVYKENNETIEGEWKQSGSTFPLVLNRIEKAPETHREQDPVKPYPYTEEEVVYENKEAGVKLAGTLTLPQSEGPFPAVILITGSGQQNRNEEIAGHRPFLVLSDYLTRQGIAVLRVDDRGIGGSTGNVSQDTTEDFAGDVLTGVEYLKNRKEIDPSRIGLIGHSEGGLIAPMVAVKSPDIAFIVLMAAPGVTGEEILYMQSERIARAEGASNETIVQNEALMRRMYSVIKEEKNNTAAEEELREILRTEIANTSGQKTESSGHSEAVIDAQVTALTSPWMRFFLTYDPRPTLMKVKCPVLAINGEKDLQVPPEENLRAIDDALKAGGNKDYIVKELPGLNHLFQTAKTGSPSEYAKIEETISPDALEIIGNWILEHTQEE from the coding sequence ATGAAAAGCAAAATTATAATTTGTCTAGTCCTACTAAGTATTACTGTAGCAAGTCTTGGATGTACTTCGCAGTCAGATAAGTCAAAGCAAAACAATTCACAAATAAATGAGACCAATAATATTACTGGGGATCTCAAGGACATTGAAGGCATCTGGATGGGAAATTTAACAGTTCCAAGTGGATTGGAATTAAGGATAGTATTCAATATTTCTACTAATCCTGATGGGTCCATCAATGCCAGTATGGACAGCCCTGATCAGGGAGTAAGCGGTATACCTGTTGAGAGTGTCAGTTACAAAAACGGTAACTTGAACCTTGGAGTAAAGTCCATACCGGGAAGTTTTGAAGGGGTATATAAGGAGAATAATGAAACCATAGAAGGAGAATGGAAGCAGTCAGGATCAACTTTTCCACTTGTGCTTAACAGGATAGAAAAAGCTCCTGAGACGCACCGAGAGCAGGACCCTGTAAAACCGTATCCGTATACCGAAGAAGAAGTTGTTTATGAAAATAAGGAAGCAGGAGTAAAGCTGGCAGGAACTTTAACTCTTCCGCAGTCAGAGGGGCCTTTTCCGGCAGTCATACTCATAACGGGTTCAGGACAGCAAAATCGTAATGAGGAAATTGCAGGTCATCGTCCGTTCCTTGTACTTTCGGACTATCTAACACGCCAGGGGATTGCAGTGCTTCGGGTCGATGATCGAGGTATCGGAGGTTCTACCGGAAATGTTTCACAGGATACAACTGAGGACTTTGCTGGAGACGTACTCACAGGAGTTGAATACCTCAAAAATCGCAAGGAGATCGATCCGAGCCGAATCGGACTGATTGGACACAGCGAAGGAGGGCTAATTGCACCTATGGTAGCAGTAAAGTCTCCAGATATCGCATTCATTGTACTGATGGCAGCACCTGGGGTGACCGGAGAGGAAATTCTGTACATGCAAAGTGAACGGATTGCAAGAGCTGAAGGAGCAAGCAATGAGACTATCGTACAAAATGAAGCTCTGATGAGAAGAATGTATTCTGTAATAAAAGAAGAAAAGAATAACACAGCAGCTGAGGAAGAGCTTCGGGAAATTCTAAGGACCGAGATAGCGAACACAAGTGGGCAGAAAACAGAAAGTTCAGGCCATTCCGAAGCTGTCATTGACGCTCAAGTAACGGCACTCACCTCACCATGGATGCGCTTTTTCCTTACTTATGATCCAAGGCCAACATTAATGAAAGTCAAATGTCCTGTCCTTGCCATAAACGGCGAAAAAGACCTTCAGGTTCCGCCTGAAGAAAACCTCAGGGCTATAGATGATGCTCTCAAGGCAGGTGGTAATAAAGATTACATAGTCAAAGAACTGCCAGGCCTCAACCATTTGTTCCAGACCGCTAAAACAGGGTCTCCCTCGGAGTACGCAAAAATCGAAGAAACAATCTCTCCGGATGCTCTGGAAATTATAGGAAATTGGATCTTGGAACATACCCAGGAAGAATAA
- a CDS encoding TIGR00153 family protein — protein sequence MIDYIRSVLDVVAESPFVPLEAHAKKGVLAVEKLAEAMEAYCAGNQSILEERTDEIDKLEHEADKLKQKIRASIPSLIRLPVNKKDLLSFLKQQDSIADYAQAAAYWMTLRPCKDIPEEIKEGFLELMGTSLKTARLYDELAGALYKLLATSFSKEEIRETMAIIPEVERLEHDVDVLETSLLKKIFENEDTIGGAGVCHLIGLVERVGGIADKSASAADRLRTMILRR from the coding sequence ATGATAGACTACATCCGTTCTGTCCTTGACGTGGTTGCTGAATCTCCCTTTGTGCCTCTGGAAGCACACGCAAAAAAGGGAGTGCTGGCAGTTGAAAAGCTGGCTGAAGCAATGGAAGCCTACTGTGCAGGAAATCAGTCCATCCTGGAGGAGAGAACAGATGAGATTGACAAACTGGAGCACGAGGCTGATAAACTCAAACAGAAGATAAGGGCCAGCATTCCCTCATTAATAAGGCTGCCCGTGAATAAAAAAGATCTCCTTTCCTTCCTTAAGCAACAGGATTCTATTGCGGATTATGCTCAGGCGGCTGCCTACTGGATGACCCTTCGGCCCTGTAAGGATATACCTGAGGAAATCAAGGAAGGTTTTCTGGAACTAATGGGCACCTCCCTGAAGACTGCAAGGCTTTACGATGAACTTGCGGGCGCGCTTTACAAACTTCTTGCAACTTCTTTCAGCAAGGAAGAAATCAGAGAAACTATGGCCATTATCCCTGAAGTAGAAAGACTGGAACATGATGTAGATGTTCTTGAAACTTCTCTCCTAAAAAAGATCTTCGAAAACGAAGATACTATAGGAGGTGCAGGTGTCTGTCACCTGATAGGTCTTGTCGAAAGAGTAGGCGGCATTGCTGATAAGTCCGCAAGTGCTGCTGACCGCCTAAGAACAATGATACTTAGAAGGTAA